From Pseudomonas sp. FP2335, the proteins below share one genomic window:
- a CDS encoding inner membrane protein YpjD: MLPLSPSLLSSLAAAVLYAAATLYQGTRLAQGTKADKRLLVGLGVLALLAHAASLFTHLMTPVGLGLDFFSAASLIAAAVIALTLIACSRIPVENLLVLLFPLGLLTVLLAQFAPTGTVPVIDEEPGILAHILLSILAYGMFTIAVFQALLLLLQDHQLKHKHPSGLIKNFPPLQTMESLLFGFLWAGWTLLSMSLISGWLFFENLFAQHLVHKTLLACLAWVVFSVLLWGRNRLGWRGHKAIRWTLAGFCLLMLAYFGSKLVREYILHI, encoded by the coding sequence ATGCTCCCTTTGTCACCCAGTTTGCTATCCAGCCTCGCCGCCGCCGTGTTGTATGCCGCTGCGACTCTCTATCAGGGCACTCGTCTGGCCCAAGGCACCAAGGCGGACAAACGCCTGCTGGTCGGCCTTGGCGTCCTTGCCCTGCTGGCTCACGCTGCCAGCCTGTTTACCCACCTGATGACGCCAGTCGGCCTGGGCCTGGATTTTTTCAGTGCCGCCAGCCTGATCGCTGCCGCCGTGATCGCCTTGACGCTGATCGCCTGCTCGCGCATCCCGGTGGAAAACCTGCTGGTCCTGCTATTCCCCCTCGGCTTGCTGACGGTGCTGCTGGCGCAATTCGCCCCGACCGGCACCGTACCGGTGATCGATGAGGAGCCGGGCATCCTCGCGCATATCCTGCTGTCGATCCTGGCCTACGGCATGTTCACCATCGCGGTGTTCCAGGCCCTGCTCCTGCTGCTGCAGGACCACCAGCTCAAGCACAAGCATCCGTCCGGGCTGATCAAGAACTTCCCGCCGCTGCAAACCATGGAAAGCCTGCTGTTCGGTTTCCTGTGGGCCGGCTGGACGCTGCTGTCGATGTCGCTGATCTCTGGCTGGCTGTTCTTCGAAAACCTGTTCGCCCAGCACCTGGTGCACAAAACCCTGTTGGCGTGCCTGGCCTGGGTGGTGTTCAGCGTGCTGCTGTGGGGCCGCAACCGTCTCGGCTGGCGTGGGCACAAGGCGATCCGCTGGACCCTGGCCGGTTTCTGCCTGCTGATGCTGGCCTATTTCGGCAGCAAGCTGGTTCGTGAATACATCCTGCATATCTGA
- a CDS encoding transporter associated domain-containing protein has translation MDNLPLGPMLAVVALLVLWAALFTAIEAAQQHLLALRPGTRQGDKAAARLNFPRNSLILCNSLCRAAVVILCTLLAIYAWAQNGPWLGWLISCALLLVLADYLPRALATRYPQAVLGFGNTLLGVPLKILYPLAWLLNGISLLLLRPFARKTGVVKKSDEPLPDHDDEPEPQADTDRPPGMPGIHALDNITVNDILVPRSEVDGINLDDPIEAIIEQLRSSQHTRLPVFHSDINQVEAVLNTRQIQHLLPDASLTKEALLAACHEPYFVPESTPLQLQLLNFHKQQRRLGMVVDEYGEVLGIVTLEDILEEIVGEFESEQSADNPHIEAQPDGRYIIDGAASIRELNKSLNWHLPSDGPKTLNGLVTEALETIPDCAVCLKIGRYRLEILETEDNRVSKVLIWHTNRVPVAA, from the coding sequence ATGGACAACTTGCCCCTGGGGCCGATGCTCGCGGTAGTCGCCTTGCTGGTGTTATGGGCGGCACTGTTTACCGCTATAGAGGCCGCGCAACAGCACCTGCTGGCACTGCGCCCGGGCACTCGCCAGGGCGACAAGGCGGCCGCCCGCCTGAACTTTCCGCGCAATAGCCTGATCCTGTGCAACAGCCTGTGTCGTGCCGCAGTGGTGATCCTCTGCACGCTGCTGGCGATCTATGCCTGGGCGCAGAACGGTCCATGGCTGGGCTGGCTGATCTCCTGTGCACTCCTGCTGGTCCTCGCCGACTACCTACCCCGCGCCCTCGCCACCCGCTACCCGCAGGCGGTGCTCGGCTTTGGCAACACGCTGCTGGGCGTACCGCTGAAAATCCTCTATCCCCTGGCCTGGCTGCTCAACGGCATCAGCCTCTTGTTGCTGCGCCCGTTCGCCCGCAAGACCGGCGTGGTGAAAAAGAGCGACGAGCCACTGCCTGATCACGACGACGAACCCGAGCCCCAGGCCGACACAGACCGTCCCCCTGGCATGCCCGGCATCCACGCCCTCGACAACATCACGGTCAATGACATCCTGGTACCGCGCAGCGAAGTGGACGGCATCAACCTCGATGACCCGATCGAAGCGATCATCGAGCAACTGCGCAGCTCCCAACACACACGCCTGCCGGTATTCCACAGCGACATCAACCAAGTGGAAGCGGTGCTCAACACCCGCCAGATCCAGCACCTGCTGCCCGACGCCAGCCTGACCAAAGAAGCGTTGCTCGCCGCCTGCCACGAGCCCTACTTCGTCCCGGAGAGCACACCGCTGCAACTGCAACTGCTGAATTTCCACAAGCAGCAACGGCGCCTGGGCATGGTGGTGGACGAATACGGCGAAGTGCTGGGCATCGTGACCCTGGAAGACATCCTCGAAGAGATCGTCGGCGAATTCGAAAGCGAGCAGAGCGCGGACAACCCGCATATCGAGGCGCAACCGGACGGTCGCTATATCATCGATGGCGCCGCCTCGATCCGCGAGCTGAACAAGAGCCTGAACTGGCACCTGCCCAGCGACGGGCCCAAAACCCTCAATGGCTTGGTCACTGAAGCGCTGGAAACCATCCCCGATTGCGCGGTGTGCCTGAAGATCGGCCGCTATCGCCTGGAGATCCTCGAGACCGAGGACAACCGGGTGAGCAAGGTGCTGATCTGGCACACCAATCGCGTGCCGGTCGCCGCCTGA
- a CDS encoding MFS transporter — protein MSTTYNEAATAAPTNSTARVATASIVGTAIEFYDFYIYATAAALVIGPVFFPQTSGTAQMLASFLTFGIAFIARPLGSALFGHFGDRIGRKSTLVASLLLMGVCTTLIGLLPGYDSIGAWAPILLCVLRFGQGLGLGGEWGGAALLATENAPKGKRAWFGMFPQLGPSIGFLAANGLFLILAMSLSDEQFRSWGWRIPFILSAALVMVGLYARLKLHETPVFANAVAKEAPVKVPLVELFSQHWLPVLLGAASMVVCYALFYITTAFSLSYGVSTLGYSRETFLGLLCFAVLFMGLATPLAALASDHYGRKPVLIVGAILAILSGFTMEPLLTHGSTWAVALFLALELFLMGVTFAPMGAMLPELFPTRVRYTGASAAYNLGGIVGASAAPFFATKLVAMGGLSYVGGYVSAAALLSLIAVLCLKETRDNDLNLVA, from the coding sequence ATGAGCACCACCTATAACGAAGCGGCGACCGCTGCACCGACCAACTCGACCGCGCGGGTTGCCACGGCGAGCATCGTTGGCACCGCCATCGAGTTCTACGACTTCTATATCTACGCCACTGCCGCTGCACTGGTGATTGGCCCGGTGTTCTTCCCGCAGACCTCCGGCACCGCGCAGATGCTGGCGTCGTTCCTGACCTTCGGTATCGCCTTCATCGCCCGCCCGCTGGGTTCGGCGTTGTTCGGCCACTTCGGAGACCGTATCGGGCGCAAATCCACACTGGTGGCCTCGCTGCTGCTGATGGGCGTGTGCACCACGTTGATCGGCTTGCTGCCGGGGTATGACAGCATCGGCGCCTGGGCCCCCATCCTGCTGTGCGTGCTGCGTTTCGGCCAGGGCCTTGGCCTGGGCGGGGAATGGGGCGGCGCAGCCTTGCTGGCGACCGAGAACGCACCGAAAGGCAAACGTGCCTGGTTCGGCATGTTCCCGCAATTGGGCCCGTCGATCGGCTTCCTGGCGGCCAACGGCTTGTTCCTGATCCTGGCCATGAGCCTGAGCGACGAGCAGTTCCGCAGTTGGGGCTGGCGTATCCCGTTCATCCTCAGCGCTGCGCTGGTGATGGTTGGCCTGTATGCGCGCCTCAAACTGCACGAGACCCCGGTGTTCGCCAATGCCGTGGCCAAAGAAGCGCCAGTCAAAGTGCCGTTGGTGGAGCTGTTCAGCCAGCATTGGCTGCCAGTACTGTTGGGCGCCGCATCGATGGTGGTGTGTTATGCGCTGTTCTACATCACCACGGCGTTTTCCCTGAGCTACGGCGTGTCCACCCTAGGCTACAGCCGCGAGACGTTCCTCGGCTTGCTGTGCTTCGCGGTGCTGTTCATGGGGCTGGCGACGCCACTGGCGGCCTTGGCCAGTGATCACTACGGGCGCAAGCCGGTGCTGATCGTCGGCGCAATCCTGGCGATCCTGTCGGGTTTCACCATGGAACCACTGCTGACCCACGGTTCGACTTGGGCCGTGGCGCTGTTCCTGGCGCTGGAGCTGTTCCTGATGGGCGTGACCTTTGCGCCGATGGGCGCGATGCTGCCGGAACTGTTCCCGACCCGCGTGCGTTATACCGGCGCTTCGGCGGCCTATAACCTGGGTGGGATTGTGGGAGCCTCGGCGGCGCCGTTCTTCGCGACCAAGCTGGTGGCGATGGGCGGGTTGAGTTATGTCGGTGGGTATGTGTCGGCGGCAGCGTTGCTTAGCTTGATTGCGGTGCTGTGCCTGAAAGAGACGCGGGATAATGATTTGAATCTCGTTGCCTGA
- the purT gene encoding formate-dependent phosphoribosylglycinamide formyltransferase encodes MTRIGTPLSPTATRVLLCGCGELGKEVVIELQRLGVEVIAVDRYANAPAMQVAHRSHVINMLDGAALRAVIEAEKPHFIVPEIEAIATATLVELEAEGFTVIPTARATSLTMNREGIRRLAAEELDLPTSPYHFADTFEDYSKAVQDLGFPCVVKPVMSSSGKGQSLLRSTDDVQKAWEYAQEGGRAGKGRVIIEGFIDFDYEITLLTVRHIGGTTFCAPVGHRQEKGDYQESWQPQAMSPIALAESERVAKAVTEALGGRGLFGVELFIKGDQVWFSEVSPRPHDTGLVTLISQDLSQFALHARAILGLPIPLIRQFGPSASAVILVEGQSTQTAFANLGAALSEPDTALRLFGKPQVNGQRRMGVALARDESIEAARAKATRASKAVVVEL; translated from the coding sequence ATGACCCGAATCGGAACTCCATTGTCGCCAACCGCGACCCGCGTTTTGCTGTGTGGCTGCGGTGAGCTGGGCAAGGAAGTGGTAATCGAACTGCAACGCCTGGGCGTTGAAGTGATTGCCGTGGATCGCTACGCCAATGCGCCGGCCATGCAGGTCGCGCACCGCAGCCACGTGATCAACATGCTCGACGGCGCTGCGTTGCGTGCGGTGATCGAGGCCGAGAAGCCGCACTTCATCGTGCCGGAAATCGAAGCCATCGCCACCGCCACCCTGGTAGAGCTGGAAGCCGAAGGCTTCACCGTGATCCCGACTGCGCGCGCGACCTCGCTGACCATGAACCGCGAAGGCATCCGTCGCCTGGCCGCCGAAGAGCTGGACCTGCCGACCTCGCCGTATCACTTCGCCGATACCTTCGAAGACTACAGCAAGGCCGTCCAGGACCTGGGCTTCCCGTGCGTGGTCAAGCCGGTGATGAGTTCGTCGGGCAAGGGCCAGAGCCTGCTGCGCAGCACCGACGACGTGCAGAAAGCCTGGGAGTACGCCCAGGAAGGCGGGCGCGCCGGCAAGGGGCGGGTGATCATCGAAGGCTTTATCGACTTCGACTACGAAATCACCTTGCTGACCGTGCGCCACATTGGCGGCACTACCTTCTGTGCGCCGGTTGGTCATCGTCAGGAGAAGGGCGATTACCAGGAGTCCTGGCAGCCGCAGGCCATGAGCCCGATTGCCCTGGCCGAATCCGAGCGCGTTGCCAAGGCGGTCACCGAAGCATTGGGTGGCCGTGGTCTGTTTGGCGTGGAGTTGTTCATCAAGGGCGATCAGGTGTGGTTCAGCGAAGTTTCGCCGCGCCCGCATGACACCGGCCTGGTGACGCTGATTTCCCAGGATCTGTCGCAGTTTGCCCTGCACGCGCGGGCGATTCTGGGCTTGCCGATCCCCTTGATCCGTCAGTTCGGGCCTTCGGCGTCGGCGGTGATTCTGGTGGAAGGGCAGTCGACCCAGACGGCATTCGCCAACCTCGGTGCGGCCTTGAGCGAGCCGGATACGGCGTTGCGCCTGTTTGGCAAGCCGCAAGTGAATGGTCAGCGCCGCATGGGCGTGGCGTTGGCGCGGGATGAGTCGATTGAAGCGGCTCGGGCTAAAGCGACCCGTGCTTCGAAGGCTGTTGTGGTAGAGCTGTAA
- a CDS encoding VUT family protein has protein sequence MLFLIAYISSVVLINFAFSTAPHLDVIWSAWGGLVFILRDMVQTRFGHGAIVAMLAALVLSYVTSDPAIALASATAFAVSECIDWLVFSITKRALHDRLWISSALSIPLDTFIFFGLIGALTPAVAGTALVSKFAGVTVVWLIMAWRVHKRAVAN, from the coding sequence ATGCTCTTCCTGATCGCCTACATCAGCAGCGTCGTGCTGATCAACTTCGCCTTCTCCACCGCCCCGCACCTGGATGTCATCTGGTCCGCCTGGGGTGGCCTGGTCTTTATCCTGCGCGACATGGTGCAAACCCGCTTCGGCCACGGTGCAATCGTCGCCATGCTGGCGGCGCTGGTGCTGTCCTATGTCACGTCCGATCCGGCGATCGCGCTGGCCAGCGCCACGGCGTTTGCGGTGTCCGAGTGCATCGACTGGCTGGTGTTCAGCATCACCAAGCGTGCGCTTCACGACCGCCTGTGGATAAGCTCGGCGCTGAGCATTCCCCTCGATACCTTTATCTTTTTCGGCTTGATCGGTGCGCTTACCCCGGCCGTGGCGGGCACGGCGCTGGTGTCGAAATTCGCCGGGGTCACGGTGGTGTGGCTGATCATGGCCTGGCGCGTGCACAAGCGAGCTGTCGCCAACTGA
- a CDS encoding DUF1289 domain-containing protein: MNPIERPVASPCVSICALDDDDICTGCQRTVDEITRWGRMDNAERRVVLGLCHERAVAAGMVFMVSGKPGA; the protein is encoded by the coding sequence ATGAACCCGATTGAACGCCCCGTTGCCTCGCCGTGCGTGAGTATTTGTGCGCTGGATGACGACGATATTTGCACCGGCTGCCAGCGCACCGTGGATGAGATCACGCGCTGGGGGCGCATGGACAATGCCGAGCGCCGTGTGGTGTTGGGGTTGTGCCATGAGCGTGCGGTGGCGGCGGGGATGGTGTTTATGGTTTCGGGGAAACCAGGCGCCTGA
- a CDS encoding gamma carbonic anhydrase family protein translates to MKYRLGDARVETHPHSWVAPNATLVGKVKLEEGANVWFNAVLRGDNELILIGKNSNVQDGSVMHTDMGYPLTLGTGVTIGHNAMLHGCTVDDYSLIGINAVILNGARIGKHCIIGANSLIGEGKEIPDGSLVMGSPGKVVRELTEAQKKMLEASAAHYVHNSQRYARDLAEQEE, encoded by the coding sequence ATGAAATACCGCCTGGGCGACGCCCGCGTCGAGACGCATCCCCACAGCTGGGTGGCCCCCAATGCCACGCTGGTGGGCAAGGTCAAGCTGGAGGAGGGCGCCAACGTCTGGTTCAACGCGGTGTTGCGTGGCGACAACGAGCTGATCCTGATTGGCAAGAACAGCAATGTGCAAGACGGCAGCGTGATGCACACCGACATGGGCTACCCGCTGACCCTGGGCACCGGCGTGACCATCGGCCACAACGCCATGTTGCACGGCTGTACCGTCGACGACTACAGCCTGATTGGCATCAACGCGGTGATCCTCAATGGCGCCAGGATTGGCAAGCATTGCATCATCGGCGCCAATTCGCTGATCGGCGAAGGCAAGGAAATTCCTGACGGCTCGCTGGTGATGGGTTCGCCGGGCAAGGTGGTGCGTGAGTTGACCGAGGCGCAGAAGAAGATGCTGGAAGCCAGCGCCGCACACTATGTGCACAACTCGCAGCGTTATGCGCGTGACTTGGCTGAGCAGGAAGAATGA
- a CDS encoding CoA pyrophosphatase, giving the protein MLDELLRRVSNHTPHTLETDGRFPEAAVLVPITRSDEPELILTLRASGLSTHGGEVAFPGGRRDPEDPDLIFTALREAEEEIGLPPGLVEVIGPLSPLISLHGIRVTPYVGVIPDYVEYLANDAEIAAVFSVPLEFFRQDPREHTHRIDYQGRSWYVPSYRFGEYKIWGLTAIMIVELINLLYDDAKISLHQPPKSFINS; this is encoded by the coding sequence ATGCTGGACGAGCTACTTCGCCGGGTAAGCAATCACACCCCCCACACGCTGGAAACTGACGGACGTTTCCCCGAGGCTGCGGTGCTGGTGCCGATTACCCGTAGTGACGAACCTGAGCTGATCCTGACCCTGCGCGCCAGCGGCCTGTCGACCCACGGTGGCGAAGTGGCCTTCCCCGGCGGGCGCCGTGACCCCGAAGACCCGGACCTGATCTTTACCGCCTTGCGCGAGGCCGAAGAAGAAATCGGCCTGCCGCCCGGCCTGGTGGAGGTGATCGGCCCGTTGAGCCCGTTGATTTCCCTGCATGGCATTCGGGTCACGCCTTATGTCGGCGTTATCCCCGATTACGTCGAATACCTGGCCAACGATGCCGAGATTGCCGCCGTTTTCAGCGTGCCTTTGGAGTTCTTCCGACAGGACCCGCGTGAACATACCCACAGGATCGATTACCAGGGCCGCAGTTGGTACGTGCCCAGTTATCGGTTTGGCGAATACAAGATCTGGGGCCTGACGGCGATCATGATCGTCGAGCTGATCAACCTGCTCTATGACGACGCCAAGATCAGCCTGCATCAGCCCCCCAAGAGCTTCATCAATAGCTAA
- a CDS encoding NUDIX hydrolase: MNFCSQCGKPVTQRIPDGDGRLRFVCDHCSTIHYQNPNIVAGTVPVWGDKVLLCRRAIEPRLGYWTLPAGFMENGETVEQAAARETLEEACARVCNLSIYTLIDVPHINQVHIFYRAELVDLDFAAGPESLEVQLFDEADIPWSELAFRTVGRTLECFFADRRQQQFPVRSEAVPPMMPSPK; encoded by the coding sequence ATGAATTTCTGCAGCCAGTGCGGTAAACCGGTCACCCAACGCATCCCCGACGGCGACGGCCGCCTGCGTTTTGTGTGTGATCACTGTTCGACCATTCATTATCAGAACCCCAATATCGTGGCCGGCACCGTGCCGGTGTGGGGCGATAAAGTGCTGCTGTGCCGCCGCGCCATCGAACCGCGCCTGGGTTACTGGACCCTGCCCGCCGGCTTCATGGAAAACGGCGAGACCGTCGAACAGGCCGCCGCCCGCGAAACCCTGGAAGAAGCCTGCGCCCGTGTGTGCAACCTGAGCATCTACACCCTGATCGATGTGCCCCACATCAACCAGGTACACATCTTCTACCGTGCCGAACTGGTCGACCTGGATTTCGCCGCAGGCCCCGAAAGCCTTGAAGTGCAGCTGTTCGACGAAGCCGACATCCCTTGGTCCGAGCTGGCTTTCCGCACGGTCGGGCGTACCTTAGAATGCTTTTTCGCTGACCGCCGCCAACAGCAGTTCCCGGTGCGCAGCGAAGCGGTGCCGCCGATGATGCCGTCGCCCAAATAA
- a CDS encoding murein L,D-transpeptidase family protein encodes MRLLLALICLSFATLSSASTVETIGGKTVEKVLVLKSAHQLQLINDGKPLKTYRISLGKNPKGQKLVEGDRRTPEGLYWLDWRKTSERFNLAMHISYPNISDAARARREGVKPGSMIMIHGTPDTEEYPEQWFHTLDWTDGCIGMRNVDMREVWNLVKDGTLIEIRP; translated from the coding sequence ATGCGTCTGTTGCTCGCTCTTATCTGCCTGTCGTTCGCTACGTTGTCATCGGCCTCCACCGTAGAAACCATCGGCGGCAAAACCGTCGAAAAAGTCCTGGTCCTCAAGTCCGCCCACCAATTGCAGTTGATCAACGACGGCAAGCCCCTCAAGACCTACCGCATTTCCCTCGGCAAGAACCCCAAGGGCCAAAAACTGGTCGAGGGCGACCGCCGCACGCCGGAGGGCCTGTACTGGCTCGACTGGCGCAAGACCAGCGAGCGCTTCAACCTGGCCATGCACATTTCCTACCCCAATATCAGCGACGCCGCACGCGCCCGCCGCGAAGGCGTGAAGCCCGGCAGTATGATCATGATCCACGGCACCCCCGACACCGAAGAATACCCGGAGCAGTGGTTCCACACCCTGGACTGGACCGACGGCTGCATCGGCATGCGCAACGTCGACATGCGGGAAGTGTGGAACCTGGTCAAGGACGGCACCCTGATCGAGATTCGTCCGTAA
- a CDS encoding GntR family transcriptional regulator, translating into MNPILALRPDDKQSTPLYLQLARKLEAAIHAGQWTSEQALPSERALCEQLNISRVTARKALEVLFAQGLIRRSQGSGTFITPRLEQPLSRLSGFSEMLRLKGFVPSSQWLERDITPPTHEELIRLCLSPTDKVARLKRLRKADDTVMAIEMTAMPATVLPNPQVVGSSLYEYLEGIGKPIVRALQHIQAINASDEFAKLVGIAPGTAMLLMTRVGYTADNTPIEITDTYCRNDYYDFVAELRRYDFAAELRP; encoded by the coding sequence ATGAACCCCATCCTGGCCCTGCGCCCCGACGACAAGCAATCCACGCCGCTGTACCTGCAACTGGCGCGCAAACTGGAAGCGGCGATCCATGCCGGCCAGTGGACGTCCGAACAGGCGTTGCCCTCGGAACGTGCGCTGTGCGAGCAGTTGAACATCTCGCGGGTCACCGCCCGCAAAGCCCTGGAAGTGCTGTTTGCCCAAGGCCTGATCCGCCGCAGCCAAGGCTCGGGCACCTTTATCACGCCGCGCCTGGAACAGCCGTTGTCACGCCTGTCCGGTTTCAGCGAGATGCTGCGCCTCAAGGGCTTCGTGCCCAGCTCCCAATGGCTGGAGCGCGACATCACCCCGCCGACCCACGAAGAACTGATCCGCCTGTGCCTGTCGCCCACCGACAAAGTCGCGCGCCTCAAGCGCCTGCGCAAAGCCGACGACACGGTGATGGCCATTGAAATGACCGCCATGCCCGCCACCGTCTTGCCCAACCCACAGGTGGTCGGCAGCTCGCTGTACGAATACCTGGAAGGCATTGGCAAACCCATCGTGCGCGCCTTGCAACACATCCAGGCGATCAACGCCTCGGACGAATTCGCCAAGCTGGTCGGCATCGCCCCCGGCACCGCCATGCTGCTGATGACCCGCGTGGGCTACACCGCCGACAACACGCCGATTGAAATCACCGACACCTATTGCCGCAACGACTACTACGACTTTGTCGCAGAGCTGCGCCGCTATGACTTTGCCGCCGAGTTGCGGCCTTAG
- the nagA gene encoding N-acetylglucosamine-6-phosphate deacetylase has translation MSEDNILTSHGWMRGRLVHEHGKVVAIDGAPCDPASNDLPYLLPGFIDLHVHGGGGKDIMEGVAAFQTITRTHVRFGTTSMLATTMTAPVDEISRVLEQLGSFCEQRPTGCARVLGVHLEGPYINPGKLGAQPNFAHTALMDEVQAYLRLAPIRVITIAPEIAGHDALIRALSARGIRMQIGHTLGSYEEGVAALAAGASSFTHLYNAMSPLHHREPGIVGAALAHAKYAELIPDLLHVHPGAMRVALRAIPCLYCVTDSTAAAGMPDGEYKLGSHTVTKCLGGVRLADGTLAGSTLTMDQALRNLVKIGLPISEASQRLSQFPADYLGLEERGRLQPGSFADCVRLDRSLQLTDVMVEGETIDFKNA, from the coding sequence ATGTCCGAAGACAATATCCTCACGTCCCACGGCTGGATGCGCGGCCGCCTGGTGCACGAACACGGCAAGGTGGTCGCCATCGACGGCGCGCCTTGCGACCCGGCCAGCAACGATTTGCCCTACCTGCTGCCGGGCTTTATCGACCTGCATGTGCACGGCGGTGGCGGCAAGGACATCATGGAAGGCGTTGCCGCCTTCCAGACCATTACCCGCACCCACGTGCGCTTTGGCACCACGTCAATGCTGGCCACGACCATGACCGCGCCGGTGGACGAGATCTCCCGTGTGCTCGAGCAACTCGGCAGCTTCTGCGAGCAACGCCCTACAGGCTGCGCCCGGGTACTTGGCGTTCATCTGGAAGGGCCCTACATCAATCCGGGAAAACTCGGCGCCCAGCCCAACTTCGCCCACACCGCGTTGATGGATGAAGTGCAAGCCTACCTGCGCCTGGCGCCGATCCGCGTGATCACCATCGCCCCGGAAATCGCCGGCCATGACGCCTTGATCCGCGCCCTCAGCGCACGCGGCATCCGCATGCAGATCGGCCATACCTTGGGCAGCTACGAAGAAGGCGTCGCCGCCCTCGCCGCCGGCGCCAGCAGCTTCACCCATTTGTACAACGCCATGAGCCCGCTGCATCACCGCGAGCCGGGCATCGTCGGCGCCGCGTTGGCCCACGCCAAGTACGCCGAGTTGATCCCCGACTTGCTGCACGTGCACCCCGGCGCCATGCGCGTGGCCTTGCGCGCGATCCCGTGTTTGTACTGCGTCACCGATTCCACCGCCGCCGCCGGCATGCCCGACGGCGAATACAAGCTGGGCAGCCACACCGTGACCAAATGCCTGGGCGGCGTGCGCCTGGCCGACGGCACCCTGGCCGGCAGCACGCTGACCATGGATCAGGCGCTGCGCAACCTGGTGAAAATCGGCCTGCCCATCAGCGAAGCCTCACAACGCCTGTCGCAATTTCCGGCGGACTACCTGGGCCTGGAAGAACGCGGCCGCCTGCAACCCGGCAGCTTTGCCGACTGCGTGCGCCTGGACCGCTCCCTGCAACTCACCGACGTAATGGTCGAAGGAGAAACCATTGACTTCAAAAATGCTTGA
- a CDS encoding SIS domain-containing protein: protein MLEEALASCDAVAAQLQRLQPLLEEIAGRLQRQPPQVAMTIARGSSDHAASYFAYLAMQHVGIPVASLPMSVVTLLQAPMKVSGQVAFGFSQSGQSPDLVNSLRLLRKRGALSISMVNAEDSPLEAACEFHVPLCAGPEQSVAATKSFIATLSASAQLVGHWNGEADLLQACQALPDGLREAARQDWSAAIEALRGCQQLMVIGRGAGFAIAQEAALKLKETSAIQAEAFSSAEVRHGPMALIGDNYPLLVFAPRGAEQAGLLSLAADMRQRGARVLLAAPDDIAERDLTLNRAEHPSLDPILAIQSFYVMAAGLAVARGMNPDQPRHLSKVTRTH, encoded by the coding sequence ATGCTTGAAGAGGCCCTGGCCTCCTGCGACGCCGTCGCCGCCCAACTGCAACGCCTGCAGCCGCTGCTCGAGGAAATCGCCGGGCGCCTGCAGCGCCAGCCGCCGCAAGTGGCGATGACCATCGCGCGCGGCAGCTCGGACCACGCCGCCAGCTACTTTGCCTACCTGGCGATGCAGCATGTGGGCATTCCGGTCGCCTCGTTGCCGATGTCGGTGGTGACGTTGCTGCAAGCGCCAATGAAGGTCAGCGGCCAGGTGGCGTTCGGTTTCTCTCAATCGGGACAGAGCCCGGACCTGGTCAACAGCCTGCGCCTGCTGCGCAAGCGCGGCGCGCTGAGTATCTCGATGGTCAACGCCGAAGACTCGCCGCTGGAGGCCGCCTGCGAATTTCACGTACCGCTGTGCGCAGGGCCGGAACAGAGTGTCGCCGCCACCAAGAGCTTTATCGCCACCCTCAGCGCCAGCGCGCAGTTGGTCGGCCACTGGAACGGCGAAGCGGATTTGCTGCAAGCCTGCCAGGCACTGCCCGACGGCCTGCGCGAAGCGGCCCGGCAGGACTGGTCCGCAGCCATTGAAGCCCTGCGCGGTTGCCAGCAACTGATGGTGATCGGCCGTGGTGCCGGGTTTGCCATCGCCCAGGAAGCCGCACTCAAACTCAAGGAAACCTCGGCGATCCAGGCCGAAGCCTTCAGTAGCGCCGAAGTGCGCCACGGCCCGATGGCGTTGATTGGCGACAACTACCCGCTACTGGTCTTCGCCCCACGCGGCGCCGAGCAAGCCGGCCTGTTGAGCCTGGCCGCCGATATGCGCCAACGCGGCGCCCGCGTGCTGCTGGCCGCACCGGACGACATCGCCGAGCGCGACCTGACCCTGAACCGCGCCGAACACCCGAGCCTGGACCCGATCCTGGCGATCCAGAGTTTCTACGTGATGGCCGCAGGCCTCGCCGTCGCCCGGGGCATGAACCCGGACCAGCCGCGCCACCTGAGCAAAGTCACTCGCACTCACTGA